Within the Flavobacterium sp. 9R genome, the region AGTATGAAAAATTTTTCGAAAATCACACTCGGTGTAGTACTGCTAACGGCAGCAACATTTACTTCTTGTAGTAACGACGATGACGCATCATCTCCAGTTGTAAAAGCGTCAATCTATGAACGATTGGGAGGAACCAAAATGGTTGCTGACCCAGATAATTCAGGGCAAATGATTGAGCAAGGTCGTTTGAGTTTCCGTAAAGTAGTAAACTCCACCATTGGATTAATTGTTGCAGATGTTCAATCGAATGCTGCGGGTAATTTACAAGCTCATTTTGCTCCTGTTTTGGCAGAAACAGGAACGACCCAAGCTACTAGTATTGCCAAATTATCTGATAATTTGACCGATTTTTTCTCCTTCAATACTGGAGGAACCAATGCGGTCAATACCTATTCAGGTTTGAATATGGTAGCGGCTCACGACCCTGCGATAAACAGTCGTATGGGGACAAAATCAAGTTCGGCTGATTATACCAAGTTTGTTGGTTATGTTGGTGCAGCAGCCAATGCCAATGGCGTGGCTTCAAATACAGAACTTTACAATGATATCGTTGTAGTTTTAGAATCATTGAGAGCGCCAATTGTTCAGAAATAGTAATTGGTAGTTACAAAATAACGCCACTCTAAAGGGGTGGCGTTTTTATAAAAATTAACATTTATAAAGAACTCTTAGCGATGTTTTTTAATAAACAAAAGAATGTAGTTGCAAGTGTATTATTTAGAATAAATCTACATAGACTACTTTTCAAACCCCTATTTTAGTATGAATGGCAATAAATTCTATTTAGAATGACTTATTTTGAGTAATTTAAGCCGTAGCGATATAAAAAGAACCTCTAGCGTTGTTTTTATACATTTGTTAGTAATAATTTTGTCAAACTTTTTAAGGAAAGTATAATATGGAAAATTTCAATATGTCCAAAACTACCACTTTTTATGCTTTAGGTTTAAGTTACAAAAAAGCAGATGCAACGATAAGAGGAAAATTTAGTTTAGATACTAATGCACAATCCAATTTATTAGCCCAAGCCAAAGAGGAAGGCATCGAGTCATTAATTGTAACTTCTACTTGTAATAGAACAGAGATTTATGGTTTTGCCAATCATCCATATGAGCTAATCAAATTACTTTGTGATAACAGTAATGGTACTGTAGAAGAATTTAGAGAAGTTGCTTTCATCTACAAAAATCAAGAAGCGGTAAACCATATGTTCCGAGTGGGAACGGGTTTAGACAGCCAAATATTGGGCGATTTTGAAATCATAAGCCAAATTAAAAACGCGTTTAACCAAAGTAAGGCGTTAAACTTAGTCAATACTTTCTTGGATAGATTGGTGAACTCCGTGATTCAAGCAAGTAAAAAAATCAAAAATGAAACCGAAATTTCATCTGGTGCTACCTCAGTATCCTTTGCATCAGTACAATATATTATTCGCAATGTCGAAGATATTGGAGATAAAAATATCCTATTGTTTGGAACAGGAAAAATAGGAAGAAATACTTGTGAAAACCTTGTAAAACATTCCAAAAACGGTCATATCACTTTGGTAAACA harbors:
- the hemA gene encoding glutamyl-tRNA reductase, giving the protein MENFNMSKTTTFYALGLSYKKADATIRGKFSLDTNAQSNLLAQAKEEGIESLIVTSTCNRTEIYGFANHPYELIKLLCDNSNGTVEEFREVAFIYKNQEAVNHMFRVGTGLDSQILGDFEIISQIKNAFNQSKALNLVNTFLDRLVNSVIQASKKIKNETEISSGATSVSFASVQYIIRNVEDIGDKNILLFGTGKIGRNTCENLVKHSKNGHITLVNRTKNKAEKLAGKLNVIVKDYANLQEELQQTDVLVVATGAKNPTIDKTLLNLKKPLLILDLSIPRNVNPDVEQIEGVTLIHLDYLSQITDDTLERRKQHIPAAEAIIEDIKLEFNTWMNGRKYAPTIHALKAKLNDIVATELAFQKKKTSNFNEEQADIISTRIIQKITNQFATHLKDENTSLDESIDFIEKIFQIGQLAPKKTTSEIEEKYKINLS